CTGAGCTTTGAATTCAATCCTCATCACCCATACAAATCCAACTTGAGATAGTGTTAGAAAATAAGCTCTAACCATGACCATTTCAAGCCGATCTGAAAGTGTATAGTTTGGATCTTTCTCTTTGTTAACCCACCTAACATCAAgttataaaataattttttatactCACTCCTCGAATCTAATTCCTTTTCCACCCACTCGAGCAACCCCAGAGCCGACGGTTCCAGTGAATTTGATGCTAGTGATGACCACTCAGTTGATGGTGGAGGTGGGTGACGCAACAGCGTCAGTGTTAGAGAAGAGGAGctggaagagggagaaggaagtACGAGAAATAGCGGGAGTCGATTTGATCCCACCCGAAGCCATCTATGATATTCGTAGCATCGCTGAGAGGATGATCACTAATAGGTATTTGCACGAGTGCATTCAGGTCTGTGGGAGTATCCGCAAATCCGCTGTCGACTCCAGCTTTCGCCGCCTCGGCATCGAGAAGCTTAGCATAGGCGAAATACAGATGCTGGAGTGGGATACCCTTGAGACCAAGATTAGGCGCTGGATACGCGCTACCAGCTACCAAGGTCTACGTTCGTATCCTCTTTGCCAGTGAGAGACTCCTCTGTGAGCAAATCTTCGAGGGTCTCGGCCCCGCCGCCGATGACACCGCTTCATGGAAACCGTCAAGGGTCTCGCCTCTTGCCGGACGTCGACGAGATGTTCAGGTCCAAGACGTTCGAGTCTAGTACAATTTGGGAATGGGGACATTTAGATGGATAGTTTAGATATTTCACATTTaataaggatattttggtatttaaaaaaaatatatagtaacTGACCTcagcaaataaaatatattCCATAATAGTGATTGACGGCAGGAAATTTAAGTCCAATTTGATGAAAAAGATGAGATATCCATCTAATATTACATTCTCTAAGAGATGGTGTTTCAAATGACCCTATTTTTTAATCCTTCACCTTTTATCTTCCTGAGTTTCTTATTATTCCAATCTCCATGAACTCTCCACTctaaaggaataaaaaaagaaaaaagtctaATCAATGGAACCAAACAAGGGAACGTGGGAAGGATGATCTGGATCTCGAACAAATTGAGGACGTGGGAAAAATCCCAGAGGTTAAAACTTTACAGAGAAAGCCATGGAGCATGGAGTACTCTTGGTCCGGTAATTGTGGCGTTAACATCTCTTTTGTGGAAATTCAACCATATTATAGACTTAAAACCATGTGCTAAAGGAGGGTACATGGTaagtttcttgtaatcttgtGGTGAAAAGAGAAATGGGAATGTACAATTCCCATCAGATGGATGAGACTTATTAATTGAGTTGGGTCTTGATTTGATTCGTTCTTAAGTTATTTATGTGGGATAAGTATACATCCGTTATGATTGAAAATTCTTCTTGATAAGATCTTTATAAATAAGAGATGTGACCcaataaaataatcattttgaCTTAATCTCAAAAGTTTTGTCTCTCTGTTTTTTTATCCCAGTTCAGTTGTCCTCCTTAGATTTAAAGAGTGAGAATTTGGTTACCAAGATCGTCCCAAATTATCGAGGGTCATTATTCTTGCAGGGACGATAACCTTtgtcattttcattattttttaaggtTTTTCAATTACCTAAAACATCCTAAATTAATGAATATTTTGTCCTTATTAcattttcaatcataaaattCTAAACTTGTCTTGAATTTGAATGGCTACCTCTTCAACTTTGTCATCTCTATTCATGGCGGTTGATGAGTTTAGGGAGGCCAGGGTGTCTTTGACGTTAAGATGATGCAAGGGGTCGATAATGATATTTTGTTTGCAGCCACTTAGGCGGAGtggagagaaagggggaaggggaattACAAACCATTGTATGGAGAACCTATTTATGCCTATTGGTTTTGGTTAGTGTTTGTGTTCATAGCAAGAGAGGCGATGCAAGGAGGTCACTGGGGATGGTGGGAGATGGGTTCAGAAAATCAAAACTTAGAAGTGTCCACGAGGCTCTCATCATAGAAGTGGGGAACAAGAGATAGGTGGAAAATCAATGAATGATTCAGATTAACTTTATGCTAGATTTATGGCTACAATTAGTCTGCTTGTTAAAGATATTATAAGGATAATATaatcttttcaatttcaaaactaaACACCTCACTCAAGGTGTTAGTTGGGCTGGATTTTTTTGTAATGAAATAAATACGATGAGGGATAGATGTAATAAAGGCAAATGCGAGAGGAGGTAGATGtaaattttcctaattttatttaaaaaaaaaaaggaccgaTAGAAACACCAACTAGTAACAAGAGAACTATTTACAATGGAAGAGGGTGAGATTAACCACCAAACATGAGAAAGCTTGAGTTTTAGAGCTTTGGAGCCAAGAAAATCCAACAACAAATTTTATTCTAGTTATAGATGTAACAAAGCATAATAAAAGCGAAAGAATAAGAGAGGTGAGCGCTTGTCCAGGGCAAGGGCGGAAGCTGCCCCATCAAGGGAAATGTTTGGCCTGTCAAGGATGCTATTGTTGGTCACAAGTGAcacaaattaagaaaaaaagcatGAATCAAGTTCTCTCTTAGTACAAATCTGATCCACACAAATAGAATTCAATTCTACTATAGATTCTATTTGTGTGAATAAAATTTGTACCATAATGATTTCGTACAAAAACTTGATGCGCACTCTAAGAAAGATACGGTAATCCCTCAGAggatggggttttttttttccccttaagaTTCAATTCAATACGAAGTGGGATGGATTGATTAGCCTCGATCAACTCAACTAGTTCGATCTGACTTTTGACTAcatttttattataataattttcaacaaaaaagcTCACCTTACCTCCGGCCGATATCACCACACTGGATCATTCATGACTTCTCCCACAACTGGGTCAGGAGGAATCAGGATGCCTCCAATTCCAGCTAATCTTGGTGTTCTATGCATCTCCCAATATTCAACACTTCTTTTATAGCCTTTATGGGGTCCCACGGCTGCAAATGGCCGGAAAGATACCCAAACACACAGAACATTATCGGTCCTCCCAAGCGGATTCCTTCCACTTTTGATCTAGTGCATTACTTACATGAAGTCTTACGCCTCAGTTTCTTTCCAAATGGGTAAAAAAAACAGATAAATATGacttcaaatcaaaatcaaaatcaaaatcaaaatcaaaataatttttttttaaagttttcttGCAGTCAATATATCATTATGCATGGATTATTAATTAGACAAACGTCTCATACAATTTTAACTTAAAATGAATGGAAGAAGTAATAAAAATTACACAAGATaccattttgtattttatttttatttcaatttgcTAATATTCGATAATTTTACGAAAACTTTGAATGAGAACTTGAGCAAATTATGTTTGCTTACTTCGGATTAAAATTTGGCCATTGAGTATATGTGAAATCCCCTATCACATGGACTTATACAAGTACTGTCAAATGGCAAATTGTGTAATGCTATACCGACAACTTTTCAGTACCGATAACTGAACCCCTTTGAAAGAAGGCCCTTAGAAGTCCAAGAAAACCTTAGACCACGGAAAATTCATATCCTATAAGTAGCAATACCTAGAATGGAAATGTCTTAATATTAgcaatttttgagagagagagagatttctgcAACCACCTTAATATAACATTCTCCATCATATGATGAGCAATAGACATAACAAACAGAACACTGTCCCCAATTAAGGAGTCCCATTCAGCATCCATGATTAGTTCTGAGGTATTGATCGAAATCATCAATGTATCGGTCATGCCGAGCCTTGTCTCCAAACACCTCTCTCATCTCCTTAGCTTTGGCCTTGTGCAGTTCCCCCTCTGCGTCCACTACTACTAGCCTCAGTGACTCGGCCACCGAATCTCTTGTAAACGACCCATCTTGTTCATCTCTCGGAATCTCTACCCCAATATTCTTGCTCAGCAATAACCTTGCAACCAAAGGTTGATCGATTGATAGAGGTAGTAACACAAGAGGACAACCTATTCCAAGAGCTTCAATTACCGAACTCCACCCACAGTGAGTCAAGAAAGCCCCCACTGAAGGGTGTCCCAATATCTTTCTCTGAGGAGCCCATCCTAAACAGATAAAACCCTGACCTTGAGTTCTACTCTCAAAACCTGATGGTAGCAACCCTGCTGGGTTTCTTAGTGCCCAAAAGAAGGGCAACCCAGATAGCTCTAACCCAAGAGCTACCTCATGCATTTCTTCTTTACTCACTTCTGCTTCACTCCCAAATGCTATGTAAACCACAGATCCTTCTCTTTGCTTGTCTAGCCACTTTTTTATATTATCCCATTCACCATCATCTTTGTTTTCCgatgtatcttcttcctctgatgatgGAGGAAGTAGACCTATAGGAATGACTGGTATCCGATAGAGCTTCTCCCGCAGGATACGTAGAGAATCACCCTCGAATTCTTCACAGCTCCTCACAACTACAAAGGTAGATCCAAGGATTGCCGAGTCGAATCGATCCATGTCAGACACACCAGAAGCGTTTTCACTGAAAGATTCAGACACTTTAAGGATTTCATAGAGGCGAAATGCAAGATTGGAAGGGGAAGGAATCCACTGGGGAGGAACAGTGAAGTGTTCCGGATCTGTTCGGGTATCTTCGCCGGCCATACGCAACCATGGGCTGCCAAAGAAGGCAAGCGTTGAAGCAATGAATATACAGAAGAAGGCACATGGAACACCATATTTAGTCGCAAGGGGTTGAAACCAGTGATGGGAGAAGtcatggataatcaaatctgGAGCTGAGCTCTCAAGGAAGCAAGCGAAAGATCCCTCTAGACCATCGAAGGCCTTCTTAAGGTACTGGATTTTGTCGAAAGGGACATCAGAAGTGGCCTCAGCTTTCTCCGGCAAGTTGGCTACAGGAGGTAAGTCGAGCTTCACAAAATTAATGAGATGGGATAGATTGGGAGGAAGTTTGGGAAGCCTTTCAATGTTTCTTGGTGTGGAAATGAAGGAGATGTGATGACCCTTTTTAGCTAAGCCCTTGGAGAGCTCCAGAAATGGTATCATATGGCCAAAAGCTAACCATGGGAACATTACGATGTGAAGCCCATTTCTAGCCATGGGAGGAAGTGGAAGAGAGACCTGAGCAGCTGAGTCTGATCAGTACCAACAAAAAACGGCTAATTACAGCAGCATAACCCACCAACTAACAGTCATTCAAGGTTTGAAAGTGATATAGAAAGATCAGCTAGGGTTTTTTATATTTCTGTCGAGATGACTCTGTCTGCTAATCGTGATGTCAACATCACCTTCTTCCATTATAGAACTTGGATGTGCAAGTTCAATAATGGACTTAAATTCTGTGGTTGGGGGGCAATGAGCAGTTACATCTGGTGATCATGGAGAGAGACTggaccaaatatatatatatatatatatatagaattctGTGGAAAGGACTCATCGAACGGATCATTAACTAATACTTAAATAATTCAGATCGGATCTATTAATTAGGAtcggatgattttttttttttttttttaaatttttttttggttgatatTTTAGATCATTTTATTGTTATTCTTTACCAGTGGATCAATATTATATTGTTTGAAATTGAGGATTGATTTCGGTGGAAATCGATCTGATTCGGGT
The sequence above is drawn from the Macadamia integrifolia cultivar HAES 741 unplaced genomic scaffold, SCU_Mint_v3 scaffold1600, whole genome shotgun sequence genome and encodes:
- the LOC122064287 gene encoding putative UDP-rhamnose:rhamnosyltransferase 1; this encodes MARNGLHIVMFPWLAFGHMIPFLELSKGLAKKGHHISFISTPRNIERLPKLPPNLSHLINFVKLDLPPVANLPEKAEATSDVPFDKIQYLKKAFDGLEGSFACFLESSAPDLIIHDFSHHWFQPLATKYGVPCAFFCIFIASTLAFFGSPWLRMAGEDTRTDPEHFTVPPQWIPSPSNLAFRLYEILKVSESFSENASGVSDMDRFDSAILGSTFVVVRSCEEFEGDSLRILREKLYRIPVIPIGLLPPSSEEEDTSENKDDGEWDNIKKWLDKQREGSVVYIAFGSEAEVSKEEMHEVALGLELSGLPFFWALRNPAGLLPSGFESRTQGQGFICLGWAPQRKILGHPSVGAFLTHCGWSSVIEALGIGCPLVLLPLSIDQPLVARLLLSKNIGVEIPRDEQDGSFTRDSVAESLRLVVVDAEGELHKAKAKEMREVFGDKARHDRYIDDFDQYLRTNHGC